From a single Capsicum annuum cultivar UCD-10X-F1 chromosome 12, UCD10Xv1.1, whole genome shotgun sequence genomic region:
- the LOC124889523 gene encoding transcription factor bHLH130-like isoform X1 yields MGGFCCLCARFMREVRNFGASVGTNREASTSTNAFNNQISYSSSQSSSSNFMLNISENEYWNDSPFNSLKRNKDGDMEMFSSNNFNGMTNQNNESRNYNTSGLIHHLILPKTPFEMAVIEKYLQFQQDSFPCKIGAKRGCM; encoded by the exons ATGGGGGGATTTTGTTGCTTATGTGCAAGATTTATGAGAGAAGTTAGGAATTTTGGAGCAAGTGTAGGGACTAACAGGGAAGCAAGTACATCAACTAATGCTTTCAACAATCAGATAAGCTACTCATCTTCTCAATCATCTAGCTCAAACTTCATGCTTAACATTTCTGAGAATGAATATTGGAACGACTCTCCGTTCAATTCtttgaagagaaataaagatGGTGATATGGAAATGTTTTCTAGTAATAATTTCAATGGAATGACTAATCAG AATAATGAATCAAGAAACTACAACACTTCTGGTTTAATTCACCATTTAATCTTGCCTAAGACACCTTTTGAGATGGCTGTCATAGAAAAATACCTGCAATTTCAACAAGATTCATTCCCTTGCAAAATTGGTGCCAAAAGAGGCTGCATGTAA
- the LOC124889523 gene encoding putative uncharacterized protein DDB_G0282133 isoform X2 — MGGFCCLCARFMREVRNFGASVGTNREASTSTNAFNNQISYSSSQSSSSNFMLNISENEYWNDSPFNSLKRNKDGDMEMFSSNNFNGMTNQNNESRNYNTSGLKRLHVTPREYTLDAIRFLEPQVIPT; from the exons ATGGGGGGATTTTGTTGCTTATGTGCAAGATTTATGAGAGAAGTTAGGAATTTTGGAGCAAGTGTAGGGACTAACAGGGAAGCAAGTACATCAACTAATGCTTTCAACAATCAGATAAGCTACTCATCTTCTCAATCATCTAGCTCAAACTTCATGCTTAACATTTCTGAGAATGAATATTGGAACGACTCTCCGTTCAATTCtttgaagagaaataaagatGGTGATATGGAAATGTTTTCTAGTAATAATTTCAATGGAATGACTAATCAG AATAATGAATCAAGAAACTACAACACTTCTGGTTTA AAGAGGCTGCATGTAACGCcacgagagtacaccctagacgcCATACGGTTCTTggaaccacaagtaatcccaaccTAA